CGTTGTCAAgttctggttgtcatgtctgcgtctcattaggtttcctattttattttgaagagatcttgtgtttgtatattatggtttatgttttgAGTCCTTTGTTGTACTGTTTCTTGTTTCCCTAGGTTTCATAGGTTATCATAGGTTTAGTTCTTTGGCTTTGTAATATGGCTTCCCTGTGTTCAATGTTGTGTCTACTGTGACCTTTTTGTACCATGTTTCAGGTTCCTATGTTCTGTCTGCCCAGTTTGCCCAGTTACTGTTAAGTTTACATGTCTAGAGTTCagtcagtgtttcctgttttactttgaaggtccgtgtctcatgtcagtgtttctagttttacttcccttgtctcgtccagcctgattactcccagctgtgctctccttctgtgtctcattccctcgttatccctctgtgtatttaagtcctgtgtttctctttgtcagtgttgtagtctccctcatggctgtgtttccatgtgtgttAGTTATCCatgtcccagtttagtttagttatattttttgtgccattctgcaataaagcagtgttTTGAGTTCTGTCATGtttcggctgtgtgcaggcaggagaaggacccaaacgcaaaactcacCGAGACAAAAGTGAACtcaaggggaatctaataacaAAGAACTAGAAACTCATGAGCTTAATCATataaacatccaaataaactaaactcaaaacactgggtcataagacccaggatcgtgacaaaCAGTGTAGGTTCTAATTGCCAAACCCTGCATTACACATGCAGATACACCTGCTATCACCTACAGTGCTTACCTATCGTGCTGCCTTCTGTATCATCCAGCGCCCTCTTCATTTCAAGCACCTTCCTGCCTTTACCTCTGTGCTGCAGACGCCACTCAATGCCCACTTCCTGCGCTAATGGTGTGTCCTGCTGCTTGAAGCCACAGTTGAGGAGAACATCACTTCTCAGAGGGGCAGACACAGACTTTATGTGGGTGAACACCACAAATATCACTGAGGGGTAGAAAACATTTGAGGATGATGTATAATCTAATAAAACCATATAAAGCGCCTTCATATAAAATGTGATATTAAACTATGGATCTCACAGTCGGTAAGCAGAGTTCCTGACTGGCTGAGAGGAAGACCCAGCTTGCTTTGCATCAGGGTTGACTCGTCTTTCTCCACCTTCAAGGTCTCCAGAATCAGCGCAGTGCTGAAGTCAACCTCATCCACGCTGAGGGACACCATGAAAAAGACCCGATCTGAGTTTTCCTCGAATCCCCGAGGAGAGTAACTACTTAATTCGCACATCACTTCCTGCTCATTGCAGTCTGCATGGAGCAGCACGTTTGCATTGGGGATCTCAGGAGATGATACTGTTACAAAGAATAAGAGAAGAAGTTCATCACAGAGTTGTGCTTACATTAGAGGAAACTTTGCACAAAGAGGTGGCAAGGGAAAAACCTTTGGCCTCAAACAGGAGGAGGTCTGGATCAGGGATGGAGGGAGGAACAAACGGAGTGAGTTCTTCGAGTGATTCGTCAGGGCCCACAGCAACATCTCGTAAAATAAGAGTGGCTGGAGTCCGAGTGAAGTGACCGCCTCCCATTCCACCAAGTCCAGCTCCCTCCTCCACCAGAGTGCAGGTGAGTACCACATCTGCAACTCCATCAGCTGAAGAAACAAGAAGAAGCATTTCAGATAGAACCACTGTCTGGGCTAATAGTGAGAAAAGACCAGAGAGCTCAGGTGTTTCGGTATATTGAGCCCGTCTATTATTCTGCTGCCATTTTAACCTAAACACTGTGAATTAGCGGTTCAGAAAATACCCCCTTTTCACAGAGCTCTTCGGTTATCAGCAAATACTTCTGTTAAAAGCTTTAATGCTAAGCTCACAGTCACGTCTCCACAGTCAGTGCTTAATCAATGAGATTTCTGCTCTTACCATAAACGCACGTCATGAAGTATCCAGTTAAAATGGCTTTAATAACCATCATCATCCCCACCATAGTGCCAGTGTTCCCagtttttttgtaaattaaaaTTAGATGAATATCAAATAACTGCTGAGTGCACCACAGCACTTTCACTTTTGATTTCAACAACTACCACCGCATTATTCAGGAGTTTACTGCTTAAAGTTGTTTATATCCGTTCTTCGCTCCATCGATGGCGATCATCATAAGTGTACGACTTTAAATTTAACGCAATctaaaagtaaacaataaagGTAGTTCAAGAGTCTGTGCAGCAGTTTCTTTGTCAGGAGCATGCGCACTGCAGTAGTGGGAGAATGAAAGTGAAAGCGAGCA
The genomic region above belongs to Oreochromis niloticus isolate F11D_XX linkage group LG11, O_niloticus_UMD_NMBU, whole genome shotgun sequence and contains:
- the tapbpl gene encoding tapasin-related protein, with the translated sequence MVGMMMVIKAILTGYFMTCVYADGVADVVLTCTLVEEGAGLGGMGGGHFTRTPATLILRDVAVGPDESLEELTPFVPPSIPDPDLLLFEAKVSSPEIPNANVLLHADCNEQEVMCELSSYSPRGFEENSDRVFFMVSLSVDEVDFSTALILETLKVEKDESTLMQSKLGLPLSQSGTLLTDLIFVVFTHIKSVSAPLRSDVLLNCGFKQQDTPLAQEVGIEWRLQHRGKGRKVLEMKRALDDTEGSTIVDGERAGSSINAAQVVGEGNASLTLTTLKVGDEGTYICTVSLGPFHSQQVIQLRMIQPPDVSLSVEKLVLKSSSSQKLSCHSSKYYPLDSQIEWFSLSPTDTEPQLFKDQGSLSSHRQHGDGTFTLSSHIAVPPTTVPGTKIICKVSHTALEEPLFVSVVVEPPEPNSYWWILGFLIITVLFFYQVMG